In Arthrobacter citreus, a genomic segment contains:
- a CDS encoding J domain-containing protein, which yields MSPSPKTLYEVLGLTPTATTEQIKAAYRRAARATHPDAGGSSETFHVVAEAYEVLSNPQQKAAYDLSLGRRPGTGQGGPAAGGAAARARTGYQRAGSAPGEDALDTPPRFVPDFSPDSPPVLPLALAGQQIHGSPRRPGFFSRLGSAAARYDGENLTIGLLQRTLLEDYPAGRLVNGLHMPDRSPRGGNLDVGHVLLGGYRMAVLESQMASSGNYSWDGRHLRSRGREVSIGRLPDAVRTLQDRFPECNVSGWVILHSPNGNPFEPVVDYPPSLSRSSPAMVHVANAGTLQRELRRFFNDGPQPNVVQLPVLGGLIDASVR from the coding sequence GTGAGCCCGTCTCCCAAGACGCTGTATGAGGTTTTGGGTCTTACCCCCACGGCCACCACGGAACAGATCAAGGCCGCTTACCGCAGGGCGGCGCGCGCCACGCATCCGGACGCCGGCGGCAGCAGCGAGACTTTCCACGTTGTGGCGGAGGCGTACGAGGTCCTGTCCAACCCGCAGCAGAAGGCGGCCTATGACCTGAGCCTGGGGCGGAGGCCGGGAACCGGACAGGGCGGACCCGCTGCGGGCGGTGCTGCGGCCCGCGCCCGCACCGGCTATCAGCGCGCCGGTTCCGCCCCGGGCGAGGACGCACTCGACACTCCCCCGCGGTTTGTTCCCGACTTCTCCCCCGATTCACCACCCGTGCTGCCGCTCGCACTGGCGGGGCAGCAGATCCACGGATCGCCGCGCCGCCCGGGATTTTTCTCCCGGCTGGGTTCCGCCGCCGCCCGGTACGACGGAGAGAACCTCACCATCGGACTGCTGCAGCGCACCCTGCTTGAGGACTATCCGGCCGGCAGGCTGGTGAACGGGCTGCACATGCCCGACCGCTCTCCGCGCGGCGGGAACCTCGATGTGGGCCACGTCCTGCTGGGCGGTTACCGGATGGCCGTGCTGGAATCCCAGATGGCTTCCTCCGGCAACTACAGCTGGGACGGACGCCACCTGCGCAGCCGCGGCCGGGAGGTCAGCATTGGCCGGCTGCCCGATGCCGTGCGGACGCTCCAGGACCGCTTCCCGGAGTGCAACGTCAGCGGCTGGGTCATCCTGCACAGCCCCAACGGGAATCCCTTCGAACCCGTGGTCGACTATCCGCCGTCGCTCAGCCGCAGCTCCCCCGCCATGGTCCACGTGGCCAACGCCGGAACCCTGCAGCGGGAGCTCCGCCGTTTTTTCAACGACGGCCCCCAGCCCAATGTGGTGCAGCTTCCCGTGCTCGGCGGACTCATCGATGCGTCTGTGCGCTAG
- a CDS encoding MerR family transcriptional regulator, translated as MTTRNTQAWPISDVARMAGISSRTLRHYDERGLLAPAFTGANGYRFYGMPELRRLQRILLLRRLGLGLESITDILAGQTDEAQALEVHHRWLLAESRRLQDIAFTVRTTMEALQQGGTMEAQNMFKGFEENPYEEEARQRWGSASVESSKAALAALGPDGRQELAGEAQAINRELAACLEAGLEPGNPRVQDVVARHYRWVCAAWTPSRSAYLGLGAMYVQDPRFTAFYDSETPGVAAYLAEAMEVWAGANLAD; from the coding sequence GTGACAACCCGGAACACTCAGGCTTGGCCGATTTCCGACGTCGCCCGCATGGCGGGGATTTCCTCCCGCACCCTGCGCCACTATGACGAGCGCGGGCTGCTCGCACCGGCCTTCACTGGAGCCAATGGCTACCGGTTTTATGGGATGCCGGAACTGCGGCGCCTGCAGCGGATCCTCCTGCTGCGCAGGCTGGGACTGGGTTTGGAGTCCATTACGGATATCCTCGCCGGCCAGACGGATGAGGCGCAGGCCCTGGAAGTCCATCACCGGTGGCTGCTGGCGGAAAGCCGGAGGCTGCAGGACATAGCCTTCACCGTGCGGACAACAATGGAGGCACTGCAACAGGGAGGCACCATGGAAGCGCAGAACATGTTCAAGGGATTCGAGGAGAACCCCTATGAGGAGGAGGCGCGGCAGCGCTGGGGCAGCGCCAGCGTTGAATCCAGCAAGGCCGCCCTGGCCGCGCTGGGGCCGGACGGCCGGCAGGAGCTTGCCGGCGAAGCCCAGGCTATAAACCGCGAGCTCGCGGCCTGCCTGGAGGCGGGACTGGAACCGGGCAACCCCCGGGTGCAGGACGTCGTCGCGCGCCATTACCGGTGGGTCTGCGCAGCCTGGACACCGAGCAGGTCCGCCTACCTTGGCCTGGGCGCCATGTATGTCCAGGACCCGCGTTTCACGGCCTTCTACGACAGTGAAACTCCCGGCGTGGCGGCCTACCTGGCCGAAGCCATGGAAGTCTGGGCCGGGGCCAACCTCGCGGACTAG
- a CDS encoding electron transfer flavoprotein subunit alpha/FixB family protein — translation MASVLVFIDVPGLPLPRASRELLTIARSLGEPAVASPRALGDDVLQALGEYGAGTVYEPADELPDVLVAAKAAFLADAVRAAAPAAVLLGNSFEDREVAARTGIKLNSGVITDAVAVAPDLSVTKSVLAGSYTSTCRVKNGVPVITVKANSVEPAPADVPSAPGRRQLAVSDAGPAARVTGRTEKRDSSRPELSEARVIVAGGRGMDGNFGPVEDLADVLGGAVGASRAATDAGWIEHSAQVGQTGKTVSPQLYISAGISGAIQQKAGMQTAKVIVAINKDPDAPVFEIADFGIVGDVFSVLPQATEEIKKRRS, via the coding sequence ATGGCCTCTGTCCTGGTCTTTATCGACGTTCCGGGCCTGCCGCTGCCGCGGGCGAGCCGAGAACTCCTGACGATCGCCCGCAGCCTGGGTGAACCCGCCGTGGCCAGCCCGCGCGCCCTGGGCGACGACGTGCTGCAGGCACTCGGCGAATACGGAGCCGGCACAGTGTATGAGCCTGCTGACGAGCTGCCCGATGTCCTGGTCGCCGCCAAGGCCGCGTTCCTGGCCGACGCAGTGCGGGCAGCGGCGCCGGCGGCCGTGCTGCTTGGCAACTCCTTCGAGGACCGGGAAGTGGCGGCCCGCACCGGAATCAAGCTCAACTCCGGTGTCATCACCGATGCCGTGGCCGTGGCACCGGATCTGTCAGTGACCAAATCGGTCCTGGCCGGTTCCTACACCTCGACCTGCCGCGTGAAGAACGGGGTGCCGGTAATTACGGTTAAGGCCAACAGTGTTGAGCCCGCTCCCGCCGATGTTCCATCCGCTCCCGGGCGCCGGCAGCTTGCCGTGTCCGACGCCGGCCCGGCTGCCCGCGTCACCGGGCGCACCGAAAAGCGCGACAGCTCCCGCCCGGAGCTTTCCGAGGCGCGGGTTATCGTTGCCGGCGGACGCGGCATGGACGGAAACTTTGGCCCGGTCGAGGACCTTGCGGACGTGCTCGGCGGTGCTGTGGGCGCCTCGCGCGCCGCCACCGACGCAGGCTGGATTGAGCACTCCGCGCAGGTTGGCCAGACCGGCAAGACGGTATCGCCCCAGCTGTACATCTCCGCGGGGATCTCCGGGGCGATCCAGCAGAAGGCGGGGATGCAGACCGCCAAAGTAATCGTGGCGATTAACAAGGACCCGGATGCTCCGGTGTTCGAGATTGCGGACTTCGGCATCGTGGGAGATGTGTTCTCCGTGCTGCCGCAGGCCACCGAGGAAATCAAGAAGCGCAGGTCCTAG
- a CDS encoding PIG-L deacetylase family protein, translating into MDSPLSPSPQPVSPFPAGASLRRVLAFAAHPDDIDFGAAGTVAAWTATGVEVSYCVMTSGDAGGFEAGDRDAVSELRRREQRAAAEIAGVRDLHFLGEKDGFLALTPEVVEKTVALIRRIRPDVVLAMHPERNWDRIQASHPDHLACGEIVTRAVYPAAENPFAFPHLAEQGLQAYKVPWLWFYGAPRERENHAVDISATVEEKLAAIRIHASQHPDLAGMETAVRGMLQDNARRFGLANGASAETFHAVGVNTDRTIAGF; encoded by the coding sequence GTGGATTCACCTCTCAGCCCGTCACCGCAGCCGGTGTCCCCGTTCCCGGCCGGGGCATCCCTTCGCCGGGTGCTCGCCTTCGCCGCCCATCCTGACGACATTGACTTTGGTGCCGCCGGAACCGTGGCCGCGTGGACGGCGACCGGCGTCGAAGTTTCTTACTGCGTGATGACCTCCGGCGACGCGGGCGGCTTCGAGGCCGGAGACCGTGACGCTGTGTCGGAGCTGCGCCGCCGCGAGCAGCGGGCCGCCGCCGAAATCGCGGGGGTCCGCGACCTCCATTTCCTGGGCGAGAAGGACGGCTTCCTGGCGCTGACACCGGAGGTGGTGGAAAAAACGGTGGCCCTGATCCGGCGCATCCGCCCCGACGTCGTGCTGGCAATGCATCCGGAACGGAACTGGGACCGGATCCAGGCCAGCCACCCGGACCATCTGGCGTGCGGAGAGATTGTGACGCGGGCGGTCTACCCCGCGGCGGAGAATCCGTTTGCCTTCCCGCACCTGGCCGAGCAGGGGCTGCAGGCCTACAAGGTGCCGTGGCTGTGGTTCTACGGTGCCCCGCGCGAGAGGGAGAACCACGCGGTGGACATCAGCGCCACCGTGGAAGAGAAGCTCGCAGCCATCCGGATTCACGCAAGCCAGCACCCGGACCTGGCTGGCATGGAGACGGCCGTGCGCGGAATGCTCCAGGACAATGCCCGCCGCTTCGGACTGGCCAACGGCGCAAGCGCTGAAACATTCCACGCAGTGGGCGTCAACACGGACCGGACCATCGCCGGGTTCTGA
- a CDS encoding class I SAM-dependent methyltransferase, whose protein sequence is MPETNIGTAFDDGASDFDRLAPSLWNPMGNALVAAAEIGIGDSILDAGCGSGATTIPAAQYAGPGARVDGVDISAEMLALAQAKASTLALENVTLHLGDVTEWTAEEPYDVVLSAYSMFFLPDMDAGAAHLVSNLRPGGRLALSTWAEGSMSPFTELLVQECRKETPEIAEGPSRSRNNAERLATPEKMTAWLESLGLRDIKVLETPAQVQLSPSLAWSLVLGSGLRHLLPTDPEAAERVKTGFLGQLGEEHNLNADTLIATARRP, encoded by the coding sequence ATGCCCGAGACCAACATTGGAACCGCGTTCGACGACGGCGCCTCAGACTTTGACCGTTTGGCACCTTCGCTGTGGAATCCCATGGGCAACGCACTGGTGGCTGCAGCGGAAATCGGCATCGGTGACAGCATCCTGGACGCCGGTTGCGGCAGCGGCGCCACGACCATCCCCGCCGCCCAGTACGCCGGACCCGGCGCCCGGGTGGACGGGGTGGACATTTCCGCCGAAATGCTGGCCCTCGCGCAGGCCAAGGCATCCACCCTGGCCCTGGAGAACGTCACCCTGCACCTCGGTGATGTCACTGAGTGGACCGCTGAGGAACCCTACGACGTGGTGCTGAGCGCGTACTCGATGTTCTTCCTTCCCGACATGGACGCCGGCGCGGCGCACCTGGTGTCGAACCTGCGCCCCGGCGGCCGGCTTGCGCTGAGCACCTGGGCCGAAGGGTCCATGTCCCCGTTCACCGAGCTTCTGGTGCAGGAGTGCCGCAAGGAAACACCGGAGATCGCCGAGGGCCCCTCCCGTTCGCGGAACAACGCCGAACGCCTCGCGACGCCGGAAAAAATGACGGCATGGCTGGAGTCGCTGGGACTCCGGGACATCAAGGTCCTGGAAACGCCCGCCCAGGTCCAGCTCAGTCCGTCCCTGGCCTGGTCCCTGGTCCTGGGCAGCGGGCTCCGCCACCTCCTGCCCACCGATCCCGAAGCAGCCGAACGGGTCAAAACAGGATTCCTTGGCCAGCTGGGCGAAGAGCACAACCTGAACGCCGACACCCTGATTGCCACCGCACGCCGCCCCTAG
- a CDS encoding anti-sigma factor, translating into MPDNSFDAASDALNRDLSEGRLLEWAELYALNALPSNERQALDTALEEAEPAVRNEFLKRVWGARETLAGGYRAEEQPPADLFEKILSRLPDQDSGSGRETGGEQTVGEHTVGEHTDPGAGGTPQPVDEVAARRNRRSLLRSAPGRWILAGAAAAAIVVGGVTIGSNIGSDSVREEVLQASDVQQRTIELPTGGTAEVATSAGENAAVVTLSGVPAPPEGSVYQMWRLPADGSDPVSVGTMTGEEVSGTKETELTDIDPYTAVAVTVEPDGGSPTPTMPVVLVIPFSA; encoded by the coding sequence ATGCCGGATAACAGCTTTGATGCCGCGTCGGACGCCCTGAACAGGGACCTGTCCGAAGGCCGGCTCCTGGAATGGGCCGAGCTCTATGCCCTGAATGCGCTGCCGAGCAACGAGCGGCAGGCACTGGATACTGCGCTGGAGGAAGCGGAACCGGCCGTCCGCAACGAGTTCCTCAAGCGGGTGTGGGGCGCCCGGGAGACGCTTGCCGGCGGCTACCGGGCCGAGGAACAACCGCCTGCGGACCTGTTCGAAAAGATCCTGTCCCGGCTGCCCGACCAGGACTCCGGGTCCGGCCGGGAGACCGGCGGGGAACAAACCGTCGGGGAACACACCGTCGGGGAACACACCGATCCGGGCGCCGGAGGCACCCCGCAGCCCGTTGATGAAGTCGCTGCCCGCCGCAACCGCCGTTCCCTGCTCCGGTCCGCCCCGGGCCGGTGGATCCTCGCCGGCGCCGCTGCTGCGGCCATCGTGGTGGGCGGGGTAACCATTGGCAGCAACATCGGATCCGACTCGGTGCGGGAGGAAGTGCTGCAGGCATCGGATGTTCAGCAGCGCACCATTGAGCTGCCCACCGGCGGCACCGCCGAGGTGGCGACATCCGCCGGCGAGAACGCCGCCGTGGTCACGCTGAGCGGGGTTCCGGCGCCGCCGGAGGGGTCGGTTTACCAGATGTGGCGCCTTCCGGCGGATGGTTCGGACCCGGTGTCCGTGGGCACAATGACGGGCGAGGAAGTCTCCGGAACCAAGGAAACCGAGCTGACCGACATTGATCCGTACACGGCCGTAGCTGTCACTGTGGAGCCCGACGGCGGGTCCCCCACTCCCACCATGCCCGTGGTTCTGGTCATTCCCTTCAGCGCCTGA
- the sigK gene encoding ECF RNA polymerase sigma factor SigK codes for MDTSNTGRPSAAQASTPEGAADAAETAGQQARPQASLEALLAGIAGGSQDDFAAFYALTSRRVYGLARRVLIDAELSEDTTQEVYLQVWTNASRFDPSVGSPLAWLLTLAHRRAVDRVRSEQSSANREARFGAAMQEPDYDNVVDTVTQRMEADAVVQCLDTLTDTQRESVRLAYYGGLTYREVAEKLGAAVPTIKSRIRDGLIRLKKCLGVNSDAG; via the coding sequence ATGGACACGTCCAACACGGGACGGCCCTCCGCCGCGCAGGCCTCCACACCGGAGGGCGCCGCCGATGCCGCAGAAACAGCCGGTCAGCAAGCCCGGCCCCAAGCCTCGCTGGAAGCGCTCCTGGCGGGCATTGCCGGCGGCAGCCAAGATGATTTTGCCGCCTTCTACGCCCTGACGTCCCGCCGCGTGTACGGCCTGGCCCGGCGGGTGCTCATCGACGCCGAGCTCAGCGAGGACACCACGCAGGAGGTTTACCTGCAGGTCTGGACCAATGCATCCCGCTTCGACCCCTCCGTCGGTTCTCCACTGGCATGGCTGCTGACCCTGGCCCACCGCCGGGCCGTGGACCGCGTGAGGTCCGAGCAGAGTTCCGCCAACCGGGAGGCGCGCTTCGGTGCCGCCATGCAGGAACCGGATTATGACAACGTAGTGGACACGGTCACCCAGCGGATGGAAGCCGACGCAGTGGTCCAATGCCTGGACACGCTCACGGACACCCAGCGGGAATCAGTCCGACTGGCCTACTACGGCGGACTTACGTACCGCGAGGTTGCCGAGAAACTGGGCGCCGCCGTCCCCACCATCAAGTCGCGGATCCGCGACGGACTGATTCGACTCAAGAAATGCCTGGGGGTGAATTCAGATGCCGGATAA
- the mnmA gene encoding tRNA 2-thiouridine(34) synthase MnmA, whose amino-acid sequence MKVLAAMSGGVDSAVAAARAVEAGHDVVGVHLALSRMPGTLRTGSRGCCTIEDSRDAWRACDILGIPYYVWDFSERFKEDVVDDFIAEYAAGRTPNPCMRCNERIKFAALLEKALALGFDAVCTGHYAKVLTDADGNPELHRAADWAKDQSYVLGVLTHEQLKHSMFPLADTPSKAEVRAEAERRGLSVANKPDSHDICFIPDGDTRGWLEERIDLSEGDIVDASGEKIGTHPGANAFTVGQRKGLKLGRPADDGKPRFVLEIRPKENKVIVGPEKLLNIDQMRGIKISWAGLPIPEIAARAEFDCMVQVRAHGDPVAARGWMEDVISEETGGAREELVVRLNEPMRGVAPGQSMVIYQGTRVLGQATIDKARSLEWDPTAVS is encoded by the coding sequence ATGAAGGTTTTGGCAGCAATGAGCGGCGGAGTCGACTCCGCGGTAGCCGCAGCACGAGCAGTGGAGGCCGGGCACGACGTCGTCGGCGTCCACCTGGCGCTTTCACGCATGCCCGGAACGCTGCGCACCGGCAGCCGGGGCTGCTGCACCATCGAGGACTCACGCGACGCCTGGCGTGCGTGCGACATCCTCGGCATCCCGTACTACGTGTGGGACTTCTCCGAGCGGTTCAAGGAAGACGTGGTGGATGACTTCATCGCCGAGTACGCCGCCGGCCGCACCCCCAACCCCTGCATGCGCTGCAATGAGCGGATCAAGTTCGCCGCGCTGCTGGAAAAGGCGCTGGCCCTTGGCTTCGACGCGGTCTGCACCGGCCATTACGCCAAGGTCCTCACCGACGCCGACGGCAACCCGGAGCTGCACCGCGCCGCCGACTGGGCCAAGGACCAGTCCTACGTCCTGGGCGTGCTGACCCATGAGCAGCTCAAGCACTCCATGTTCCCGCTGGCCGACACCCCGTCCAAGGCCGAGGTCCGCGCCGAAGCCGAGCGTCGGGGCCTGTCCGTGGCCAACAAGCCCGACAGCCACGACATCTGCTTCATTCCCGACGGCGACACCCGCGGCTGGCTCGAAGAGCGCATCGACCTTTCCGAGGGCGACATCGTGGACGCCTCCGGCGAGAAGATCGGCACCCACCCCGGTGCCAACGCCTTCACCGTGGGCCAGCGCAAGGGCCTGAAGCTGGGCCGCCCGGCCGACGACGGCAAGCCCCGCTTTGTGCTGGAGATCCGGCCCAAGGAAAACAAGGTCATTGTCGGACCGGAGAAGCTGCTGAACATCGACCAGATGCGCGGCATCAAGATCTCCTGGGCCGGCCTGCCGATCCCCGAGATCGCCGCCCGCGCCGAGTTCGACTGCATGGTCCAGGTCCGCGCCCACGGCGACCCCGTGGCGGCCCGCGGCTGGATGGAAGACGTCATCTCCGAAGAGACCGGCGGCGCCCGCGAGGAGCTGGTGGTCCGGCTGAACGAGCCGATGCGCGGCGTGGCCCCGGGCCAGTCCATGGTGATCTACCAGGGCACCCGTGTCCTGGGGCAGGCCACCATCGACAAGGCGCGGTCACTGGAATGGGATCCGACGGCGGTCTCCTAG
- a CDS encoding chorismate mutase has protein sequence MTDTPADEFDPTASSLSGKVSDEVMQELLAVRSSIDNIDATLVYLLAERFKATQRVGFLKAVHSLPAGDPGREAAQIARLRRLAEDAHLDPAFAEKFLNFIISEVIRHHQAISDNHNGGNSNAAGL, from the coding sequence ATGACTGATACCCCCGCAGACGAGTTTGACCCCACGGCCAGTTCCCTTTCCGGGAAGGTCTCCGACGAGGTCATGCAGGAACTGCTGGCAGTGCGCAGCAGCATCGACAACATTGATGCCACGCTGGTGTACCTGCTGGCCGAGCGGTTCAAGGCCACGCAGCGGGTGGGATTCCTCAAGGCCGTCCACAGCCTTCCGGCCGGAGACCCGGGCCGTGAGGCAGCCCAGATTGCGCGGCTGCGCCGTCTCGCCGAAGACGCGCACCTGGACCCGGCCTTCGCCGAAAAGTTCCTGAATTTCATCATCAGCGAGGTCATCCGGCACCACCAGGCGATCTCCGACAACCACAACGGCGGCAACAGCAATGCAGCAGGACTCTAG
- a CDS encoding uridine kinase — MTPPTGPAARRPLPIPVPESAAEGRAPLLAALAARLCALHPGRRIFVAVDGVDGSGKTTFADALADTVAANPLRRPVVRIALDDFHHPRAVRHRLGSRSPEGFRRDSYNLEQFRAYVLDPLKPGGSGCCRPAGHDLASDAVLAPPPERAAASAVILVDGLFLHRAELAADWDFSIFLDVPFAVTAARMAVRDGSPSDPHHPDMHRYVGGQLLYFADTDPALQASVVVENSHPEHPRVISAADANYRRGPAASG, encoded by the coding sequence GTGACGCCGCCGACAGGACCAGCCGCCCGCCGCCCGCTTCCGATACCCGTGCCGGAGTCCGCAGCGGAGGGACGGGCGCCGCTCCTGGCTGCCCTGGCTGCCCGGCTGTGCGCCCTGCATCCGGGCCGGCGCATCTTCGTGGCCGTGGACGGCGTTGACGGTTCAGGGAAAACGACTTTTGCCGATGCCCTGGCCGACACTGTTGCCGCGAACCCGCTCCGCCGCCCCGTGGTGCGGATAGCACTGGATGACTTCCATCATCCCCGCGCCGTCCGCCACCGGCTCGGCAGCCGGTCGCCCGAAGGATTCCGGCGCGATTCCTACAACCTGGAGCAGTTCCGCGCCTACGTCCTTGATCCGCTGAAGCCCGGCGGATCCGGCTGCTGCCGGCCGGCCGGCCACGACCTGGCATCAGACGCCGTGCTGGCGCCGCCGCCGGAGCGTGCCGCCGCCTCCGCCGTCATCCTGGTGGACGGACTGTTCCTGCACCGGGCCGAGCTGGCCGCGGACTGGGACTTTTCAATCTTTTTGGACGTTCCCTTCGCCGTTACTGCTGCCCGCATGGCGGTGCGGGACGGCTCGCCTTCGGACCCGCATCACCCGGACATGCACCGGTATGTGGGCGGCCAGCTGCTGTACTTCGCTGACACGGATCCGGCGCTGCAGGCGTCAGTGGTGGTGGAGAACAGCCATCCGGAGCATCCCCGCGTCATATCCGCCGCTGACGCGAACTATCGCCGCGGACCGGCCGCATCCGGCTAG
- a CDS encoding tRNA (cytidine(34)-2'-O)-methyltransferase — translation MFRILFHTPEIPGNTGNAIRLAAITGAELHLVEPLGFELEDSKLRRAGLDYHDLAVLHVHPTLEAAWKALAPERVYAFTSDGDTSYTDISYQPGDVLMFGRESVGLDQEVLQDPHVTARVRLPMLPSLRSLNLANSASIAVYEAWRQHGFAGAQL, via the coding sequence GTGTTCCGCATCCTCTTCCACACCCCTGAAATCCCCGGTAATACCGGCAACGCCATCCGCCTTGCCGCGATCACCGGAGCCGAACTCCACCTCGTTGAGCCCCTGGGCTTCGAACTGGAGGATTCCAAGCTGCGCCGCGCCGGATTGGATTATCACGACCTCGCGGTCCTCCACGTGCACCCAACGCTTGAGGCGGCCTGGAAGGCACTGGCTCCGGAGCGTGTCTACGCGTTCACGTCCGACGGCGATACCTCCTACACTGACATCTCCTATCAGCCGGGCGACGTGCTGATGTTCGGACGGGAATCCGTTGGACTGGACCAGGAAGTGCTGCAGGATCCGCACGTTACCGCCCGGGTCCGCCTGCCCATGCTGCCGTCCCTGCGCTCCCTGAACCTCGCCAATTCCGCCTCCATTGCCGTCTACGAAGCCTGGCGCCAGCACGGCTTCGCAGGTGCCCAGCTCTAA
- a CDS encoding cysteine desulfurase family protein — protein sequence MPVYLDHAATTPISASALAALTSELRRSGNPSSLHGSGRRARMVVEESREALAAAAGAHPSEIIFTSGGTEADNLAVKGLYWSRRDADPARTRILCSPIEHHAVQDTVQWLEKHEGATVVWLPVDGDGVVPLDAIRAELEAHADTTALLTVMWANNEVGTVQDIPAITALAHAHGVPVHTDAVQAFGALPVNFRAAGVDTMAISGHKIGGPVGIGALVVGRAVKLTPVMHGGGQERDIRSGTLDTPGIAAFAAAAREVTENLPAEAERLRNLREKLITGVEEAIPDAVLRGVRDDGGAGAYSDGMPRRLPGNAHFTFPGCEGDSLLFLLDLAGVESSTGSACTAGVPRPSHVLLAMGLSETQARGAQRFSLGHTTTSEDVDTLLAALPEAYERAKKAGMASHVSSIQTAGTGFTS from the coding sequence GTGCCCGTGTATCTAGATCACGCGGCGACCACGCCTATCTCGGCATCGGCCCTCGCCGCACTTACTTCAGAACTTCGCCGCAGCGGAAACCCGTCCTCGCTGCACGGCTCCGGCCGGCGCGCCCGGATGGTGGTGGAGGAGTCCCGGGAAGCCCTGGCAGCCGCCGCCGGCGCCCATCCGTCGGAGATCATCTTCACTTCGGGCGGAACCGAGGCCGACAACCTGGCCGTCAAGGGCCTGTACTGGTCCCGCCGGGATGCGGATCCCGCCCGCACCCGCATCCTCTGCTCGCCCATCGAGCACCACGCCGTCCAGGACACGGTCCAGTGGCTGGAAAAGCATGAAGGCGCCACCGTCGTGTGGCTGCCCGTGGACGGCGACGGCGTCGTACCCCTGGACGCGATCCGGGCGGAGCTCGAAGCCCACGCTGACACGACGGCGCTGCTGACCGTGATGTGGGCCAACAACGAGGTCGGCACGGTGCAGGACATCCCCGCCATCACGGCGCTCGCCCACGCCCACGGCGTGCCCGTGCACACCGACGCCGTGCAGGCGTTCGGCGCCCTGCCGGTGAACTTCCGCGCCGCCGGCGTGGACACCATGGCCATCAGCGGCCACAAGATCGGCGGACCGGTGGGCATTGGGGCGCTCGTCGTCGGCCGGGCGGTCAAACTCACCCCGGTGATGCACGGCGGCGGCCAGGAACGGGACATCCGCTCCGGCACGCTGGACACACCCGGCATAGCCGCCTTTGCCGCGGCGGCCCGCGAGGTCACTGAAAACCTGCCGGCGGAAGCCGAGCGGCTGCGGAACCTGCGCGAGAAACTCATCACCGGCGTCGAGGAAGCGATTCCCGACGCGGTGCTGCGCGGCGTAAGGGACGACGGCGGCGCCGGCGCCTACAGTGACGGCATGCCCCGCCGGCTGCCCGGGAACGCGCACTTCACCTTCCCGGGCTGCGAAGGCGACTCGCTGCTGTTCCTGCTGGATCTGGCCGGTGTGGAGTCCTCCACGGGTTCCGCCTGCACCGCCGGAGTTCCCCGGCCATCCCACGTTTTGCTGGCCATGGGCCTGAGCGAAACGCAGGCCCGCGGCGCGCAGCGATTCAGCCTCGGGCATACAACCACCTCCGAAGACGTTGACACATTGTTGGCTGCCCTTCCCGAAGCCTATGAACGGGCAAAAAAGGCCGGAATGGCTTCCCATGTCAGCAGCATCCAAACAGCAGGAACAGGTTTTACTTCATGA
- a CDS encoding DUF4166 domain-containing protein → MNSFGAPPPAGPPASIYRQVLGPDFERLQPQLQEYFSLVPEAGTCGEGTGVFETAGCPRPWLRPLLGLIPVSNAFFPDFGTRIPFSIRNYPHLDPWGRPSLTAVRTFHFPRGDRIFEDTTSLTGPAQLTDYLGRRRNLATDLVLSVTGEGHLLMDSPHSRLFLGPLRLPLPGFAAADAHVEQWYDAAGTFRIQTRVIQRQVGTVFVYDGSFDYRRRTWNGLLPADAVPARWERRR, encoded by the coding sequence ATGAACAGCTTCGGCGCCCCACCGCCCGCCGGTCCCCCGGCCTCCATCTACCGGCAAGTCCTCGGCCCTGACTTTGAGCGGCTGCAGCCCCAGCTGCAGGAATACTTCTCACTGGTTCCTGAGGCCGGCACCTGCGGTGAAGGAACCGGGGTTTTCGAAACCGCAGGCTGTCCCCGCCCGTGGCTGCGTCCGCTGCTGGGACTGATTCCGGTGTCCAACGCCTTTTTCCCAGACTTCGGCACCCGGATTCCCTTCAGCATCCGCAACTATCCGCATCTGGACCCGTGGGGCCGCCCTTCGCTGACGGCGGTCCGGACCTTCCATTTCCCCCGCGGCGACCGGATCTTCGAGGACACCACCAGCCTCACCGGGCCGGCCCAGCTCACTGATTACCTGGGCCGCAGGCGGAACCTCGCCACCGATCTGGTGCTGTCCGTGACCGGGGAGGGCCATCTGCTGATGGATTCCCCCCACAGCCGCCTCTTCCTGGGCCCGCTGCGGCTGCCCCTGCCGGGGTTCGCCGCCGCTGACGCCCATGTGGAGCAGTGGTACGACGCCGCCGGCACCTTCCGGATCCAAACCCGGGTCATTCAGCGGCAGGTTGGAACGGTGTTCGTCTATGACGGCAGCTTCGACTACCGCCGCCGGACCTGGAACGGTTTGCTGCCCGCAGACGCGGTTCCGGCCCGGTGGGAACGGCGCCGCTGA